A stretch of the Salvelinus fontinalis isolate EN_2023a chromosome 22, ASM2944872v1, whole genome shotgun sequence genome encodes the following:
- the LOC129819536 gene encoding uncharacterized protein LOC129819536, which translates to MYSQPAAPWSNHYSSSLVEEEEEHRDRTTHQTSRTKQRKFEQDNTQDYWTWEDELDGKGPWAHIGEYRRAREEMEAARAQERWYEEAAKRRGWKLVNQAQNCRYEGKRLARKPVSTTQKFLGGWLRDSGPRAGRRPAPTYQANRGEREYGQTPCYAVERTVSPVRVHSPVRVIPPPRTGRARLSIEPSAMKPALHIWPPVRLFGPAYMAPALRMVSPVRLHCPVRVIPPLRTGRATGSIQPGKVGQAQCSREPVRLHGPVFPALPPRPSPVPPVPTPRTRLPVRFQSPVPPPRTLSMVRVSSPVPPVPAPRTEPPVRLQSPVHTVPSPRTRPDVRALSPVPTVPVPRTRQIVRFESPVCPVPAPRTRLGVRVSSPVPPVPAPRTRPTVRLSRPESAVCPTAPELSVCQALHELLVCIEPSKPPVCHEPAKPPVCHEPTEPSARQEPLESSARQEPLEPSTRQEQPKPSARQDQSEPSVSSAPPEPSVSSAPSEPSVSPAPSEPSVSPAPSEPSVSPAPSEPSVSPAPSEPSVSPAPSEPSVSPAPSEPSVCPEPLEPPVCPEPLVSQEPLEPFVSQDLPESPTRQDLPESPTRQDLPGPPTRQDLRGPPTRQDLPEPPTRQDLPEPPTRQDLPEPPTRQDLPEPPTRQDLPEPSVSHERPEPSVSHERPEPSVSHERPEPSASHERPEPSASHERPEPSASHERPEPSASHERPEPSASHELSLSPERLFIQKCPSVQSCLSVRSCLSVRSCLSILSYLSILSYPSVLSYPSVLSYPSIPVLPLVSMLPKRLRGCNMRVVICRGRCKLGLTMVGWGPRPEPEPPPWSDAHPDPPLDFVLVRPEFAP; encoded by the coding sequence atgtattcacaacccgctgcgccttggtcgaatcactactcctcctctttggttgaagaggaggaggaacaccgtgacagaaccacccaccaaacatccagaaccaagcagcggaagtTCGAGCAGGAtaatacacaggactactggacttgggaggacgagctggatggaaaaggtccttgggcgcacattggggaatatcgccgcgctcgtgaggagatggaagcagcgcGAGCCCAGGAGcgatggtatgaggaggcagcaaagagacgtggctggaaacTGGTGAATCAAGCCCAAAACTGCAGATATGAGGGGaagcgtctagcacggaagcccgtgagtactacccaaaaatttcttggggggtggctaagagatagtgggccaagggcaggtaggagacctgcgcccacttaccaggctaaccgtggagaacgggagtacgggcagacaccgtgttacgcagtagagcgcacggtgtctcctgtacgtgtgcatagcccagtgcgggttattccacctccccgcactggtagggctagattgagcattgagccaagtgccatgaagccggctctacatatctggccaccagtacgtctctttgggccggcttacatggcaccagctttacgcatggtgtccccggttcgcctacattgcccggtgcgggttattccacctctccgcactgggcgggcgacggggagcattcaaccaggtaaggttgggcaggctcagtgttcaagggagccagtacgcttgcacggtccggtatttccggcactacctccccgccccagcccagtaccaccagtgcctacaccacgcaccaggcttccagtgcgttttcagagccctgttcctcctccacgcactctctctatggtgcgtgtctccagcccagtgcctccagttccggcaccacgcactgagccacctgtgcgtctccagagccctgtacacactgttccttctccccgtactcgtcctgatgtgcgtgcactcagcccggtgccaacagtgccggtaccacgcaccagacaaatagtacgctttgagagtccagtgtgccctgtccctgctccccgcactaggcttggagtgcgtgtctccagtccggtgcctccagttccggcaccacgcaccaggcctacagtgcgtctcagccggccagagtctgccgtctgcccaacggcgcctgaactgtccgtctgccaagcgctgcatgaactgctcgtctgtattgagccttcaaagccgcccgtctgccatgagcctgcaaagccgcccgtctgccatgagcctacagagccttccgccagacaggagccgctagagtcttccgccagacaggagccgctagagccttccaccagacaagagcagccaaagccttccgctagacaggatcagtctgagccatccgtctcctcagcgccacctgagccatccgtctcctcagcgccgtctgagccatccgtctccccagcgccgtctgagccatccgtctccccagcgccgtctgagccatccgtctccccagcgccgtctgagccatccgtctccccagcgccgtctgagccatccgtctccccagcgccgtctgagccatccgtctccccagcgccgtctgagccatccgtctgtcccgagccattagagccgcccgtctgtcccgagccgttagtcagtcaggagccgctagagccattcgtcagtcaggatctgccagagtcgccaaccagacaggatctgccagagtcgccaaccagacaggatctgccagggccgccaaccagacaggatctgcgagggccgccaaccagacaggatctgccagagccgccaaccagacaggatctgccagagccgccaaccagacaggatctgccagagccgccaaccagacaggatctgccagagccgccaaccagacaggatctgccagagccgtcagtgagccatgagcgtccagagccgtcagtgagccatgagcgtccagagccgtcagtgagccatgagcgtccagagccgtcagccagccatgagcgtccagagccgtcagccagccatgagcgtccagagccgtcagccagccatgagcgtccagagccgtcagccagccatgagcgtccagagccgtcagccagtcatgagctgtccctcagcccagagcggctatttatccagaaatgcccctcagtccagagctgtctctctgtccggagctgcctttcagtccggagttgcctctctatcctgagctacctctctatcctgagctatccctctgtcctgagctatccctctgtcctgagctatccctctatcccggtgctgccccttgtctcgatgttacccaaaagattaagggggtgtaatatgagggtggtcatttgtagggggagatgtaagctgggattgactatggtggggtggggacctcgccctgagcctgagccaccaccgtggtcagatgcccacccagaccctcccctagactttgtgctggtgcgcccggaattcgcaccttaa